The segment TTTAGTGTTCGGTTTTTTGTTAACCCCTTTTTTGGAAACTAATTTAGCTTTGGCGAAAATTTCTAATGGGGTTTATTATAGCTGAAATTGACGGAGAAATTAAAGCCGGGACTCTGCAATATTTAAAAAGAGTAGTTAGGGAAGCGGAAAAAGCCGAAGCCGAATATTTAATAATTAAATTAGATACTCCCGGCGGGCTTTTAAAGTCAACCAGGGACATTATTAATTTACTTTTAGAAACTAAGGTTAAAACCGTTGTCTTTGTCCATAAAGAAGGCGGCTGGGCTTATTCAGCCGGCACCTTTATTTTGCTGGCAGCAGATTACGCTGTAGTTCATCCCGAGGCCTCAATTGGCGCGGCTGAACCCCGAATAATGGCCGGGGAAGTGATGGAGGCCGACCCAAAAGTGGTAGAAGGAATGGCTTCCTGGATAAAAAGTTTGGCTGAAAGAAATCAGAGAAATCCAGAGATAGCTGAGAAATTTGTCAGGGAGAATTTAACTTTAACCGGCAAAGAAGCAAAAGAAGTAGGAGTTATTGATGAAACAGCTAGAAATTTAGATGAACTTTTTTTGAAACTGGAAATTTCCGAGCCAAAAATAACCGAAATTCAACCAACTCCAATTGAAAGATTCTTTGACCTTCTCTCCCACCCCTATTTAATTTCTTTATTTCCTCTGAGCCAAAAATAACCGAAATTCAACCAACTCCAATTGAAAGATTCTTTGACCTTCTCTCCCACCCCTATTTAATTTCTTTATTTTTAACTTTAGGCGGCTTGGGCTTAATTTTTGCCTTCCGGACAGGTGAGTTTGAATTAACCGGAATTTTGGGCCTGCTTTTTCTCTTAATTGGCCTCTGGGGTATGGGAATAATTCAATTCTCAATTTTTGGCATTTTATTAATTTTATTAGGCCTTTTTCTTTTAATCATGGAAATTTTTCAGCCCGGTTTTGGAATTTTCGGCGGTCTGGGAATAATTTTTCTGCTTTTGGGAGTTTTTACTTTTGAAGCCGAACCATTTTTAAGTCCTCAAATTTTTGATGCAACAACAATGATGGTCTTGGGCGCGCTTTTGAGTATTGGAATTCTTTTTGTTATCATCAGCAGGGAAGTGGTTAAAGATTTAAGAACAAAAC is part of the Candidatus Nealsonbacteria bacterium genome and harbors:
- a CDS encoding ATP-dependent Clp protease proteolytic subunit codes for the protein MGFIIAEIDGEIKAGTLQYLKRVVREAEKAEAEYLIIKLDTPGGLLKSTRDIINLLLETKVKTVVFVHKEGGWAYSAGTFILLAADYAVVHPEASIGAAEPRIMAGEVMEADPKVVEGMASWIKSLAERNQRNPEIAEKFVRENLTLTGKEAKEVGVIDETARNLDELFLKLEISEPKITEIQPTPIERFFDLLSHPYLISLFPLSQK
- a CDS encoding NfeD family protein, translated to MGIIQFSIFGILLILLGLFLLIMEIFQPGFGIFGGLGIIFLLLGVFTFEAEPFLSPQIFDATTMMVLGALLSIGILFVIISREVVKDLRTKPKTGPEALIGLEAEVIKELNPIGQVMLRNEIWQAESADGKTIPEKSKVKIVKIEGNTLFVEK